One segment of Meriones unguiculatus strain TT.TT164.6M chromosome X, Bangor_MerUng_6.1, whole genome shotgun sequence DNA contains the following:
- the Prr32 gene encoding proline-rich protein 32: MACIENGLGRHSHSSIMVPVDKNMNRGTCHNVQLWCLNSMLNDDEDDAETWACPSVFLKPPFMVPRSGASIPENPRALTHPFTLTPAIKAESLATTEVNISESLEGQSQKANDSINKSQEFCGSSEALIIRGPRVGSGVLERSGSNSKPVPRAQVFFSPRGFQSECPPYIPTLRSGIMMERTPGNARMAYKGNLVPVYSSLGSSRHPMANWQQRPLFLSSSILDLPCSAAHCFLPPQAPAFNPFPMMPTAFASPLRFVPPLLPYFLHYNTRAMYPPHPYFN, encoded by the exons ATGGCTTGTATTGAAAATGG GCTTGGAAGGCATAGCCATTCATCCATAATGGTACCTGTGGACAAAAATATGAACAGGGGGACATGCCACAATGTGCAGCTCTGGTGTCTGAATTCCATGCTGaatgatgatgaggatgatgcAGAGACCTGGGCCTGCCCGTCTGTCTTCTTGAAACCTCCCTTCATGGTGCCAAGATCAGGAGCCAGCATTCCTGAAAATCCAAGAGCTCTAACACACCCTTTTACACTAACACCTGCTATTAAGGCAGAGTCCTTAGCAACAACAGAAGTAAACATCTCAGAGAGCTTGGAAGGCCAGAGCCAGAAGGCAAATGATTCTATTAATAAGTCTCAGGAATTTTGTGGAAGTAGTGAGGCACTGATAATCAGAGGCCCAAGAGTTGGTAGTGGGGTTCTTGAAAGAAGTGGCAGTAACTCAAAACCTGTGCCTAGAGCCCAAGTGTTCTTTTCACCAAGGGGCTTCCAGTCAGAATGCCCTCCATATATACCCACACTTAGATCGGGGATAATGATGGAGAGGACTCCAGGAAATGCTAGAATGGCATACAAGGGCAACCTGGTTCCAGTTTATTCCTCACTGGGAAGCTCAAGGCACCCTATGGCTAACTGGCAGCAGAGACCTCTTTTTTTGTCAAGCAGTATTCTAGACTTACCTTGCTCTGCTGCTCATTGCTTCCTGCCTCCTCAAGCTCCAGCGTTCAATCCATTTCCCATGATGCCTACTGCTTTTGCTTCTCCCTTGAGATTTGTTCCTCCCCTGTTGCCTTATTTTTTACATTACAACACCCGAGCAATGTATCCTCCTCATCCATACTTTAATTAG